Below is a genomic region from Variovorax sp. J2L1-78.
GACGACACCGGCCGCAAGGTGTTCGACGGGCTGTCGGGCCTGTGGTGCACCGGCCTCGGCCACGGCCGCCCGGAAATCACCGAAGCGGTGAGCCGCCAGGTCGCCAAGCTCGACTACGCGCCGGCCTTCCAGTTCGGTCACCCGGCCTCCTTCGAGCTGGCCAACAAGCTCAAGGAACTCACGCCCGCCGGGCTCGACCACGTCTTCTTCACCGGCTCGGGCTCCGAGGCCGCCGATACCTCGCTGAAGATGGCCCGCGCCTACTGGCGCGCCAAAGGCCAAGCCAGCAAGACCCGGCTGATCGGCCGTGAGAAGGGCTACCACGGCGTGAACTTCGGCGGCATTTCGGTGGGCGGCATCGGCGGCAACCGCAAGCTGTTCGGCCAGGCCGTGGAAGCCGACCACCTGCCGCACACCGTGCTGCCCGGCAACACCTTCGTGCGCGGCATGCCGACCGAGGGCGCGCACCTGGCCGACCGCCTGCTCGACCTGATCGCGCTGCACGACGCCTCGAACATCGCCGCCGTCATCGTCGAACCGATGTCCGGCTCGGCCGGCGTGATCGTGCCGCCCGCGGGCTACCTGCAGCGCCTGCGCGACATCTGCACCGCCAACAACATCCTGCTGATCTTCGACGAGGTCATCACCGGTTTCGGCCGCATGGGCGCAATGACCGGCGCCGATGCCTTCGGCGTGACGCCGGACATCATGAACGTCGCCAAGCAGGTGACCAACGGCGCGCAGCCGCTGGGCGCCGTGATCGCCAGCAAGGAGATCTACGACACCTTCATGGCGGCCGGCGGCCCGGACTACATGGTCGAATTCCCGCACGGCTACACCTACTCGGCCCACCCGGTGGCGTGCGCCGCCGGCCTCGCGGCGCTCGACGTGCTGACCCGCGAGGACATGGTCGGCCGCGTGCGCACGCTGGCGCCGCATTTCGAGAACGCGGTGCACAGCCTCAAGGGCAGCCAACACGTCGTCGACATCCGCAACTTCGGCCTGGCCGCGGGCATCACGCTGGCGCCGGTGCCCGGCGAACCCGCCAAGCGCCCGTACGAAGTGGCCATGGCGTGCTGGAAGAAGGGCTTCTACGTGCGCTACGGCGGCGACACGATCCAGCTCGCTCCGCCCTTCATCACCGAGAAGGCGGAAATCGACCGGCTGATCAACGCCGTCGGTGACGCGCTCGCCGAGGTCGCCTGAACGACCCGTGACGTAAGCATCGCGCCAGCGATTGCCCCCTAAACTGCAAAGCCCGAGGCCCGGATACACCGGCCCGGGCTTTCCTTGTTTTGGAGACAACGCGTGAGCGACACCACATTCGACTACATCGTCATCGGCGGCGGCACGGCCGGCGCGCTGATGTGCAACCGACTCTCGGCGGACAAGCGCAAGCGCGTGCTGCTGATCGAGGCGGGCCGCCGCGACGATTACCACTGGATCCACATCCCGGTCGGCTACCTCTACTGCATCGGCAACCCGCGCACCGACTGGCTCTACAGCACCGAGCCCGACCCGGGCCTCAACGGCCGCACGCTGCGCTACCCGCGCGGCAAGACGCTCGGCGGCAGCTCCAGCATCAACGGGATGATCTACATGCGCGGCCAGTCGCGCGACTACGACCAGTGGGCGCAGCTCACCGGCGACGATGCGTGGAAATGGGACAACGTGCTGCCTGCCTTCAAGCAGCACGAGGACCACTACCTCGGCGCCGACGAGATGCACGGCGCGGGCGGCGAATGGCGGGTGGAGAAGCAGCGCCTGCGCTGGGACATCCTCGACGCCTTCGCACAGGCCGCGCAGGAAGCCGGCATCCCGCACTCCACTGACTTCAACCGCGGCAGCAACGAAGGCGTGGGCTACTTCCAGGTCAACCAGAAGAATGGCTGGCGCTGGAACACGGCCAAGGCCTTTCTGCGGCCGACCTGCTACGGCCGGCCGAACTTCGAGATGTGGACCGGCGCGCAGGTCACGAAGCTGATCGTCGAGACGCAGCCCGACGGCACGCAACGCTGCACCGGCGCGCAGGTGTGGGACGGCCAGGAGATGGTGACGGCGCACGCCACCGACGAGGTGCTGCTGTGCGGCGGCAGCATCGGTTCGCCGCAGATGCTGCAGCTCTCGGGCATCGGCCCGGCCGACCTGCTGCGGGAGCGCGGCATCGACGTGGTGGCCGACCTGCCCGGCGTGGGCGCGAACCTGCAGGACCACCTGCAGATCCGCGCCGTGTTCAAGATCGACGGCGCGCCGACGCTCAACGTGCTGGCGTCGTCGATGATGGGCAAGGCGAAGATCGGCCTCGAGTACCTGATGAAGCGCAGCGGACCGATGAGCATGGCGCCGTCGCAGCTGGGCGCCTTCACGCGCAGTTCGCCCGACCACGAATGGCCGAACCTCGAGTACCACGTGCAGCCGCTGTCGCTCGACGCCTTCGGCGACCCGCTGCACGCCTTCCCGGCCTTCACCGCGAGCGTGTGCAACCTGAACCCGACCAGCCGCGGCTCGGTGCGCATCAAGAGCGCGCGCTTCGAGGACGCACCGGCGATCGCGCCCAACTACCTGAGCACCGACGAGGACCGCAAGGTCGCGGCCGATTCGCTGCGCGTGACCCGCCGCATCGCTGCGCAGCCGGCGCTATCGAAGTACAAGCCGATCGAATGGAAGCCGGGGCCGCAGTACGAGAGCGACGACGACTTGGCACGCCTCGCTGGCGACATCGCGACCACGATCTTTCATCCGGTAGGCACCACTAAGATGGGTGCGGATGGCGACCCAATGGCGGTGCTGGATTCGCGCTTGCGGGTGCGGGACGGGCGCGGGGGTTTGATCGCCGGCCTGCGCGTCGTCGATGCGGGGGCGATGCCGACGATCACGAGCGGGAACACGAACAGTCCGACCTTGATGATGGCGGAGAAGGCTGCGGGGTGGGTTTTGGGGCGGTAGTCGCTTGCACTGGGCGCTATGGAGAGCGCCCGGCAGGCGGTGCGGGCCGATCGACCCCGGTGCGCCGGCCGCTTCGCGGCTGCCCTGCGGTGTTCGCGCCATCGGCTGCGTCGCAGAACTCGCTGCGTTCACTTCGCTCTCTGCGCTCAGACAGCTGCGACGAGTCAGATGTTGAAGCGCGCTGCGCGCGCAGCCGATGGCACTGCGCTCCTCGGCGGCACACAGGGGATCGCCCGACCCGCACCGCCTGCCGGGCTTGGGGGCGCAACGATTGCGCTCGCCGGAAAGGATGCACAACGATCGCGTCCACGTCGGTGGGCGGTAGGGCTGTGGGCGGCCTTTGGCTGCGGCGAGCACCGCAGCCAAAGGCGGATCAGGGCCGCAGCTGTTTGAGCGAAGCGAGTTCTGCGGACCCCGCCTTTCGCGAGGAGCAGCAGCGAAGCCCGAAGGGCCGCAGGCGTCTGCCGCCCGCAGCCCTACCGCCCGCCGACGCCCACCCCATCAAGCGATCAACGCTCGATCGTCTTGTTCCACCGCGCATTCCACGCCGGCCGGTTCGCATTGATGCTCTCCCAATCCACCGTGATCGCGGTCTTCATGTAGCCGTTGATCGCCGCCACCTGCGCGACGCCCTCGCCCACGACCGGTGCCTTGGGGTTGGTCGGGATCTGGCTGCCGTACTGCAGCACGTTCGCCTGCGCCAGCGGGGAGAGCAGGAACTCGGTGAGCTTCTGCGCCAGCTCGGGCTCGCTGTTGTTGGCGATCACGCACTGGCCGACGATGAGCACCACAGAGCCCTCCTTCGGGTTCGCGTATTCGACGGGGATGCCCTTGGTCTTCATCGCCGCCACGATCGTCGGTGTCAGCGGGAAGACCGCGGCCTCGTTGGTCTGGACCATCTCGGAAATCTTGGCCGAGCTGGGGATGTACTCCAGCACGTTCGGCCCGATCGTGGTCGGCCAGGCCTTGAACCCGGGCTCGACGTTCTTCTCGTTGCCGCCCTGGATGCGGTTGAACATCAGGAAGCCATGCAGGCCGAAGGACGACGCCGAGGCCGACTGGAACACCACCTTGCCCTTGTACTTCGGGTCGGCCAGATCCATCCACGAGGTGGGCGGCGCCCAGCCCTTTTCCTTGAACATCTTGGCGTTGTAGGCCAAGCCAGTCATGCCCAGGCTCACGCCGCTGGCCATGTCGCCCTTGAAGCGCGCGGCCGGGTAGATCTCGTTGAGCGCGGCGCTCGGGCGCTGCTTCTCGCACAGGCCCATGCCGATGGCACGCGCCATGATGCCGTCGTCGAGGAACATCACGTGCATCTGCGGCTTGTCCTTGTTGGCCTGCGCCTTGGCCAGGATATCGGACGAGGTGCCGGGCACGACCACCACCTTGACGTTGTTGGCCTTCTCGAAGGCCGGGAAGACGTACTGCGTGTACGCCTTCTCGAAGGTGCCGCCGTTCATGCCGATGTAGAGCGTCTTGGTCTGCGCGCCGGCCACGCCGCTGGCGGCCAGGGCCGCAGCAGCCAGCGTGGTGAAGACGGCGCGGCGCAGGGCTCCGGAGTGGGGGGCGATGCGGGAGATGGACATGGCTTTCCTTTCGGTGGGTGAAGGGGACGCTGAGAGAGAACGGTTCAATGCGCGAGCGCAGGCTCGACGACGGGTGTGTGGGCGAAACGGCCGATGCCGAAGGCGTCGATGGGCGTGGTGCTGCGGCCATCGCTCACCAGCTCCGCCAGCACCTCGCCCACGGCGGGCCCGACCTGGAAGCCGGCGCCGGCAAAGCCGAAGCCGTGGAACAGCCCGGTCGTGGTTCGGCTCGGGCCGATCACCGGCTGGCGGTCGGGCAGGTAGCCTTCGGTGCCGCTCCAGGTGCGGATGAAATGGGCGTGCCGCAGCACGGGCAGCAGTTCGATCGCCTGCGTGGCGAGCGCGGCCATCGACGCGCGATCGGAACGCGCGCGGTCGGCATCGAGCGCACGGCCCGGCCCGCCGCCGAGCACCAGGTTGCCGCGTGCGACCTGGCGGCAGTACACGCTGCCGCCTTCCACGCCCAGGCTCCAGTGCATGAAGAAGGGCAGCGGCTCGGTGACCGCCATGGCCGGGTGGCCGGAGTGCATCGGCACCGCGTCGCCAAACTGCTCGGCGATGCGGTTGGCCCAGGCGCCGGCGCAGTTGAGCAACACCTGCGACCTCACCGCCAGCGTGTTGCCCGCGCGCAGATGGAAGAACTGGCCATCGTGGGCGATCTCGTCGACCCGCGTGCGTTCGTGGATGTCGGCGCCCGCGCGCCGTGCCGCGAGCGCGAAGGCCGGCGACACCAGGCGCGGGTTGGCCTGGCCGTCCTCCATGCACAGCGAGCCACCGACGGCCTTACCGCCCAGCCACGGGCACTGCGCGCGCAGCCGCGCGCCGGAGAGGATGTCGATGCCCAGGTCGAAGTCGCGCGCGCTGTCGCGGTAGGCCTCGAGCGCGGCCAGGTCGGCCTCGCTGCGGGCGATCTTGAAGTGGCCCGAGCGGATGTACTCGCCGTCGGTGCCGAGCAGTTCGGGCAGCCGGCCCCAGATGCCGTGCGCGCGCTGCGCCAGCGGCAGCTGGCTAATCGGCCGACCCTGGCGGCGCACGCCGCCGTAGTTGACGCCGCTCGAGCGCGAGCCGCACAGGTCGCGCTCGAGCAGCACCACGCGCAGCCCCATGCGGCGCAGGGCCAGCGCGGCCGAGCTGCCGACGATGCCACCGCCGACGATGGCGACATCGGTCACGATGCGTTGCGTCATGCGGTCACCTCTTCGTGCGTTGGACTGTCCGCAGGCACCAGATGGATCGGGATCGGCTTGATCGGTGCCTGCCCACGCAAGCGGCCGACCTGCGCCACCGGCCGGCCGGTGGCGTGCGCGAGGATCTCCGCCGCCGCGACGCCGCACATGCGGCCCTGGCAACGGCCCATGCCGACGCGCGTGAGTGCCTTGAGCCGGTTCATTTCGTCGGCCCCGCTGTTGGCGACGGCGCGGCGCAGTTCGCCGGCCGTGATGTTCTCGCAGCGGCACACGACGAGGTCGTCCGACGCCTGCGCGGCCCAGTCTTCGGGAAAGGGAAAGGCGCGTTCCAGCCCTGCGCGGAAGCCCATGAGCTTTTCAAGCTTCTGCTGCAGCCTATTGGCGCGCTGCGCATCGACAGCCACGCCATGGTCGGCCAGCAACGTGAGGGCCGCGAGCTCGCCGGCCCACTCCGCCGCGTCGGCGCCCATGATGCCGGCGCCGTCGCCCGCGAGGTACACGCCCGGCACGCTGGAGCGCCCGGCCGCGTCGCGCTCGGGCAGGTGCGCGCGGTGCAGCGGCGCGAAGGCGAAGCGGCAGCCGAGCAGGTCGGCCAGCTGGGTTTCGGAGCGCAGTGCGTAGCCGAAGCCGACGGCATCGCAGTCGAGCGTGTGCTCGCGGCCGCTTTCGGCCCAGACCACCGACCGCACGCGTTCGTCGCCCTGCATGCGGACCAGCCGCACGCCGCTGTGCAGCGCCACACCATGCGCTCGCAGCCAGGCGACGTAGTACACGCCCTTGGCGAACACCGCGGGCTGCCGCAGCAGCGCGGGCACGGCCGCGAGCTGATCGGCGAAGCGTGCCGTGTCGAGCACCGCCGCCACCTCCACACCCGCCTTTGCATACTGGTACGCCACCAGATAGAGCAGCGGCCCGGTGCCCGCGAACACCACACGCGAACCGATGGCGCAGCCCTGGAACTTGAGCGCTACCTGGGCGCCGCCGAGCGTGTACACGCCGGGCAGCGTCCAGCCGGGCACGGGCAGCACGCGGTCGGTCGCGCCGGTGGCGACGATGAGCTGGCCGTACGGCACGGTGTGCGTGGTCTGCGTGGGGCCGTGCAGCACGTCGAGCTGCTGGTCCTGCACGCTCCACACGAGGCTGTCGGGGCGGTGGTCGATGCGGCCCTGCAGGCCGTCGATGGCCGCATGCACGGCTGCAGCGCGCGCGGCCTCGGTGCCGTAGAGCGTCTGCGGCGTGCGCTTGAAATGTGCGGGCGGGCGGCGGTAGATCTGGCCGCCGGCGCGTGCGGCCTCGTCGATCACGATCGGCCGCAGGCCATGCGCGGCCAGCGTCTGCGCCGCGCGGATGCCGGCCGGGCCGGCGCCGACGATGACGGGCTGCAGTTCGGGCGTACTTGTCATGCCGGCATCTCGCTCAGCAATGCCATGCCGGACACGATGAAGGTCGAACAGGCCCGCAGCCGCGCCCCGTCGGCGGTGGCGATCCAGCAGTCCTGACAGGCGCCCATCATGCAGAAGCCGGCGCGCGGCTCGCCGCTGAATTCGTTGCGGCGCAGTTGCGCGCCTTGCGTGAGCACGGCGGTCAGCACCGTGTCGCCTTCCAGCGCCTGCACCGGCCGGCCGTCGAGCGTGAACGACACCGCTGCGCGCTGCGTCTCGGCGACGCGGCGCAGCAAGGGTTGTGCGGTGCCAAGGCTCATTTGTGCCCGCCCACCAGCACGCGGTCGAGCCCGTAGAGCCGGTCGAGCACGATCATCGCCACCGCCGTGACCGCCACCATCAGCGCCGACACGGCCGCCATCAGCGGGTCGATCGACTCGGTCGCGTACATGTACATGCGCACCGGCAGCGTCACCGTGCTCGGCGAGGTGACGAAGATCGACATCGTCACTTCGTCGAAGCTGTTGATGAAGGCCAGCAGCCAGCCGCCCGTGACGCCCGGCAGGATCATCGGCAGCGTGATGCGCTTGAACACCGTCGCCTGGCTCGCGCCCAGCGACAGCGCGGCCTGCTCGGCACTGCGGTCGAAGCCGACCAGCGCGGCCACCACCAGGCGCAGCGTGTAGGGCGTGACGATCAGCGCGTGCGCGAAGATCAGGAAGCCGAAGCTGCCGGTGCCGCCGACCAGCGCGAACATCCGCAGCAGCGCGACGCCCAGCACCAGGTGCGGAATGATCAGTGGCGACAGGAAGAGCGCGTTGAGGAAGTCGCGCCCCGGAAAGGCGTAGCGCGTGATCGCCATGCCCGCCGGCACCGCGAGCAGCGTCGCGATGGTCGCGGACGCGAGCGCCAGCCACAGGCTGTTCCAGAAGGACTGCATGAAGTCCGAGTGCTCGAAGACCGCGCGGAACCAGCGCAGCGAGAACTCGGTGGTCGGCAGCGTGAGCGTGTTTTCGGGCGTGAAGGCCACCACGCAGACGACCACCAGGGGCGCCAGCATGAAGGCGATGACGAGCGCGTTGAACGCGAGGGCGAGGGGGCCGTTCTTGGTCATGGTTCAGCCCAGGGATTTCTTGTACTGGCCTTCGATGAGGCGGTTGTAGCTGAGCATCACCACGAGGTTGGCAACGAGCAGCACCAGCGCAACAGCGGCGCCGAGCGGCCAGTTGAGCTCGTGCAGGTATTCGTCGTACACCACCGTGGCGACCATCTTCAGGCGACGGCCGCCGAGCAGGCCCGGAATCGCGAAGGAGCTGGCGGCGAGGCCGAAGACGATCAGGCTGCCCGACAGGATGCCGGGCATGACCTGCGGCAGCACGATGCGGCGCAGCGTGGTGAAGGGCGTGGCGCCGAGCGACAGGGCCGCGTTCTCCACGCCGGCGTCGAGCTTCTGCAGCGAGGTCCACACCGGGATCACCATGAAGGGCAGCATCACATGCACCAGCGCGATGACGATGGCCGTCTCGGTGTAGAGGATCTTGACCGGGCCGAGGCCGAAGACGCCGAGCAGCCCGTTGACCAGGCCCTCGGGGCCGAGCAGCATGCTCCAGCCGAAGGCACGCACCACCACCGACACCAGCAGCGGCGCGAGCACCACCAGCAGCAGGATCGAGCGCCAGGGGTTGCGCATGCGGCTGAGCACGTAGGCCTCGGGCGTGCCGATGAGCACGCAGATCAGTGCGACCAGCGCCGAGATCCAGAAGGTGCGCCAGAAGATGCCGTAGTAGTACGAGTCGGTGAAGAGGTGGATGTAGTGCTCGAGCGTGAACTCGCCGCTCTTCACGCCGAGCGCCGGGTCGTACACGTTGAACGACAGCACCGCGGTGAGCCCCAGCGGCACCAGCAGCAGCACGGTGAACAGCACCAGCGCCGGGGCCGAGAGCCACCAGGGCGTGGATTTCCTGGCGAGTGCGCTCATGTAGGCACCTGTTCGACAGTGGACTCATCGGCCGGCAGCAGGCGCGTGCAGTGGTCGGGCCAGTCGATGCCGGCAGCCTGGCCTTCGTCGAGCGCGTCGCGACCGTCGTTGGGGCTCAGCACCATGATGTCGCCGACCGGCGTGGCAACACGGTAGAGCCACTGGCTGCCGAGGAAGAAGCGCTCGCCGACCACGCCCTGCAGCCGGCCGCTGCCGGCGGCGACCAACTGCGCCTTCTCGGGCCGCACGCTCAGCAGCACCGCGGCGCCGGGGCGGAAGCCCGCGTCGTCCACGTCGACCGCGAGCGGACCGATCTCGACGCGCGTGCGGCTGCCGACGGAGGCGACCCGACCTTCCAGCAGGTTCGCCTTGCCGACGAAGGTCGAGATGAAGCGCGTGCGCGGGTGCTCGTACACGCGGTGCGGATGGTCGATCTGCGTGGCGCGGCCACCTTCCATCACGACCACGCGGTCGCTGATGGACATCGCCTCGCTCTGGTCGTGCGTGACCATGATGGTGGTGGTGCCGACCTTGCGCTGGATCTGCCGCAACTCGAACTGCATCTCCTCGCGCAGCTTGGCGTCGAGGTTCGACAGCGGCTCGTCGAGCAGCAGCACCGGCGGCTCGATCACCAGCGCGCGGGCCAGGGCGACGCGCTGGCGCTGGCCGCCGGAGAGCTCGCGCGGGTATTTCTTCGCATGCATCTCCAGATGCACCAGCGCCAGCGCCTGCGCGACGCGTTCCTGCCGCTCGGCCTTGGGCATCTTGCGCATCTCGAGGCCGAAGCTCACGTTGTCCGCCACCGTCATGTGCGGGAACAGCGCGTAGGTCTGGAACACGATGCCCAGGCCGCGGGTGTTGGCCTTGGCGGTCGTGATGTCCTGGCCGTCGAGTTCGATGCGGCCGCTGCTGACGGCTTCGAAACCGGCCACCATCTGCAGCGTGGTGGTCTTGCCGCAGCCCGACGGGCCGAGCAGCGAGACGAACTCGCCCTTCTCCACGGACAGGTTCATGGCCGACACGGCGCAGGTCGTGCCGTAGTACTTGGTCACGCCGGTGAGTTGAAGAAATGACATGGACGGCCTTTCATCGATCGGGAAGCCGCCACGGTTCGAATCTCCGCGGCGTTCGGATCAATCTATTGCAATAACCGAACCAGAATCCTCGTGGTATTCCATTAAACGGAAGATTTCTATCTTTTATTCCGTTTAATGGAATGATTGGGATAGACTGGATGCCAGAGATTCCACAGGACCCACCATGACGACGACTTCCACCGCCACCGGGGGCGTGCCCCGGGCCTTCCTGGTGATCCGCGCGCTGGCCGAATTGCAGGCAGAAGGCGGCCGCGTGACCCAGATTGCACGAAATGTGGGCCTGACCCAGGCCACCACGCACCGTTTGCTGCAGTCGCTGGTGGCCGAGGGCATGGTGGAACAGGACGAGCGCAGCAAGCTCTACCGGCTCAGCATCGACTTCTTCGCGCTGGCGTCGAAGGCCGGCGACGGCGGCGGCTTGCGCGCCCTGTGCCGCCCGGCGCTGCTGCGACTGAGCGCCAGCCTGGGCGACAGCATCTTCCTGCTGGTGCGCAGCGGCTTCGACGCTGTCTGCCTCGACCGCAGCGAAGGC
It encodes:
- a CDS encoding aspartate aminotransferase family protein, whose product is MTTLTAPTPPAASRTDAAWLDAHWMPFTGNRNFKADPRMVVEAKGAYFTDDTGRKVFDGLSGLWCTGLGHGRPEITEAVSRQVAKLDYAPAFQFGHPASFELANKLKELTPAGLDHVFFTGSGSEAADTSLKMARAYWRAKGQASKTRLIGREKGYHGVNFGGISVGGIGGNRKLFGQAVEADHLPHTVLPGNTFVRGMPTEGAHLADRLLDLIALHDASNIAAVIVEPMSGSAGVIVPPAGYLQRLRDICTANNILLIFDEVITGFGRMGAMTGADAFGVTPDIMNVAKQVTNGAQPLGAVIASKEIYDTFMAAGGPDYMVEFPHGYTYSAHPVACAAGLAALDVLTREDMVGRVRTLAPHFENAVHSLKGSQHVVDIRNFGLAAGITLAPVPGEPAKRPYEVAMACWKKGFYVRYGGDTIQLAPPFITEKAEIDRLINAVGDALAEVA
- a CDS encoding GMC family oxidoreductase; the encoded protein is MSDTTFDYIVIGGGTAGALMCNRLSADKRKRVLLIEAGRRDDYHWIHIPVGYLYCIGNPRTDWLYSTEPDPGLNGRTLRYPRGKTLGGSSSINGMIYMRGQSRDYDQWAQLTGDDAWKWDNVLPAFKQHEDHYLGADEMHGAGGEWRVEKQRLRWDILDAFAQAAQEAGIPHSTDFNRGSNEGVGYFQVNQKNGWRWNTAKAFLRPTCYGRPNFEMWTGAQVTKLIVETQPDGTQRCTGAQVWDGQEMVTAHATDEVLLCGGSIGSPQMLQLSGIGPADLLRERGIDVVADLPGVGANLQDHLQIRAVFKIDGAPTLNVLASSMMGKAKIGLEYLMKRSGPMSMAPSQLGAFTRSSPDHEWPNLEYHVQPLSLDAFGDPLHAFPAFTASVCNLNPTSRGSVRIKSARFEDAPAIAPNYLSTDEDRKVAADSLRVTRRIAAQPALSKYKPIEWKPGPQYESDDDLARLAGDIATTIFHPVGTTKMGADGDPMAVLDSRLRVRDGRGGLIAGLRVVDAGAMPTITSGNTNSPTLMMAEKAAGWVLGR
- a CDS encoding ABC transporter substrate-binding protein, whose protein sequence is MSISRIAPHSGALRRAVFTTLAAAALAASGVAGAQTKTLYIGMNGGTFEKAYTQYVFPAFEKANNVKVVVVPGTSSDILAKAQANKDKPQMHVMFLDDGIMARAIGMGLCEKQRPSAALNEIYPAARFKGDMASGVSLGMTGLAYNAKMFKEKGWAPPTSWMDLADPKYKGKVVFQSASASSFGLHGFLMFNRIQGGNEKNVEPGFKAWPTTIGPNVLEYIPSSAKISEMVQTNEAAVFPLTPTIVAAMKTKGIPVEYANPKEGSVVLIVGQCVIANNSEPELAQKLTEFLLSPLAQANVLQYGSQIPTNPKAPVVGEGVAQVAAINGYMKTAITVDWESINANRPAWNARWNKTIER
- a CDS encoding NAD(P)/FAD-dependent oxidoreductase, whose protein sequence is MTQRIVTDVAIVGGGIVGSSAALALRRMGLRVVLLERDLCGSRSSGVNYGGVRRQGRPISQLPLAQRAHGIWGRLPELLGTDGEYIRSGHFKIARSEADLAALEAYRDSARDFDLGIDILSGARLRAQCPWLGGKAVGGSLCMEDGQANPRLVSPAFALAARRAGADIHERTRVDEIAHDGQFFHLRAGNTLAVRSQVLLNCAGAWANRIAEQFGDAVPMHSGHPAMAVTEPLPFFMHWSLGVEGGSVYCRQVARGNLVLGGGPGRALDADRARSDRASMAALATQAIELLPVLRHAHFIRTWSGTEGYLPDRQPVIGPSRTTTGLFHGFGFAGAGFQVGPAVGEVLAELVSDGRSTTPIDAFGIGRFAHTPVVEPALAH
- a CDS encoding FAD/NAD(P)-dependent oxidoreductase, coding for MTSTPELQPVIVGAGPAGIRAAQTLAAHGLRPIVIDEAARAGGQIYRRPPAHFKRTPQTLYGTEAARAAAVHAAIDGLQGRIDHRPDSLVWSVQDQQLDVLHGPTQTTHTVPYGQLIVATGATDRVLPVPGWTLPGVYTLGGAQVALKFQGCAIGSRVVFAGTGPLLYLVAYQYAKAGVEVAAVLDTARFADQLAAVPALLRQPAVFAKGVYYVAWLRAHGVALHSGVRLVRMQGDERVRSVVWAESGREHTLDCDAVGFGYALRSETQLADLLGCRFAFAPLHRAHLPERDAAGRSSVPGVYLAGDGAGIMGADAAEWAGELAALTLLADHGVAVDAQRANRLQQKLEKLMGFRAGLERAFPFPEDWAAQASDDLVVCRCENITAGELRRAVANSGADEMNRLKALTRVGMGRCQGRMCGVAAAEILAHATGRPVAQVGRLRGQAPIKPIPIHLVPADSPTHEEVTA
- a CDS encoding (2Fe-2S)-binding protein; protein product: MSLGTAQPLLRRVAETQRAAVSFTLDGRPVQALEGDTVLTAVLTQGAQLRRNEFSGEPRAGFCMMGACQDCWIATADGARLRACSTFIVSGMALLSEMPA
- a CDS encoding ABC transporter permease; the protein is MTKNGPLALAFNALVIAFMLAPLVVVCVVAFTPENTLTLPTTEFSLRWFRAVFEHSDFMQSFWNSLWLALASATIATLLAVPAGMAITRYAFPGRDFLNALFLSPLIIPHLVLGVALLRMFALVGGTGSFGFLIFAHALIVTPYTLRLVVAALVGFDRSAEQAALSLGASQATVFKRITLPMILPGVTGGWLLAFINSFDEVTMSIFVTSPSTVTLPVRMYMYATESIDPLMAAVSALMVAVTAVAMIVLDRLYGLDRVLVGGHK
- a CDS encoding ABC transporter permease, coding for MSALARKSTPWWLSAPALVLFTVLLLVPLGLTAVLSFNVYDPALGVKSGEFTLEHYIHLFTDSYYYGIFWRTFWISALVALICVLIGTPEAYVLSRMRNPWRSILLLVVLAPLLVSVVVRAFGWSMLLGPEGLVNGLLGVFGLGPVKILYTETAIVIALVHVMLPFMVIPVWTSLQKLDAGVENAALSLGATPFTTLRRIVLPQVMPGILSGSLIVFGLAASSFAIPGLLGGRRLKMVATVVYDEYLHELNWPLGAAVALVLLVANLVVMLSYNRLIEGQYKKSLG
- a CDS encoding ABC transporter ATP-binding protein, which codes for MSFLQLTGVTKYYGTTCAVSAMNLSVEKGEFVSLLGPSGCGKTTTLQMVAGFEAVSSGRIELDGQDITTAKANTRGLGIVFQTYALFPHMTVADNVSFGLEMRKMPKAERQERVAQALALVHLEMHAKKYPRELSGGQRQRVALARALVIEPPVLLLDEPLSNLDAKLREEMQFELRQIQRKVGTTTIMVTHDQSEAMSISDRVVVMEGGRATQIDHPHRVYEHPRTRFISTFVGKANLLEGRVASVGSRTRVEIGPLAVDVDDAGFRPGAAVLLSVRPEKAQLVAAGSGRLQGVVGERFFLGSQWLYRVATPVGDIMVLSPNDGRDALDEGQAAGIDWPDHCTRLLPADESTVEQVPT